TTCTTctaaatctgattttttttattaaaatggttTTCTTTCAAATGCCACCAGATCAATacacaaacaaaacattttcaaTATAAGATTACTGCTGAAAGCTGCAAAGTGGTATAATCTCTGTTTCACTTTGAGGTGAAGTTCTGAAGGTGCTGCTGAGCACCATGGAAGTTGAGTCGTCATGTTCATGCTGTTCCTAAAGCGATACTTCAAAGGCTGCTTTTCTTAGCCCTTGTGGCTCGATAGCATCTCGGAGAATGTAATTAAGTTCTGGTCCTCTTAGTAGCTTCCCCTTTAAACTCTCGGCTAGGTAAACATACAGATGTGACTTATGCAAAAGATACCATGCAGTGTTGGGGCACAGATTCATTAGGAGATGAGCTGTGTGTGGAAATCTGAGGAACATACAGTAAGAGTGGATTTTCACAAGACGTTTAGGAGGAAGCTTGTTTATTttgatgacagaccacaaaattAGCGAAAATCCTAAAGATTTTTCTTCCCTGCCTCTACGGCTTCCCGTTTATTTTTTCTCTGGGTGGTAAATGACTTTTTCCcccatttaattaatttttttctggCATATGAACTTTGTTTTGCTTGTTTCTCCTAGAGGATGAGATTTTGAAATCAAATGTTCATGTGTCACCATTTTACTCTGAAAATACGTATCTTTCACAGTGGGAATCTGCTGTGCGGCGATACTGGAGAGATTGTTATTGTTTACAAATAATAGCGCATGAGTTAAGCATCATTATCTATCAGACAAGACATTTTTTAATGCCACTGATGTATTTCTCCCAACCTTTTAGGAGGCTAACAGTGGTATCTCATTGCAACATACATGTGGACACAATAATGGTTACGCAACATTGAAATAACATCATAAGCAAATATAAACTGTTTAAAAATGTCGCTAAATAAACACAGAAACCATCTATCCAGATGCTACATCATTTAACAAACTTTCATTATTAAATGACTTTATACAAAGTGTTTTAATAACAACTACAAAAAGAAACCCTGGACTTTTTTGGTTTATGGTTCAGTTTtcaaacatacagtacagtgcagtcaatgaaaatgatgttaaatggtcttcatgttggtgtgaaACTATGATATTGTGTCTAAGCTGAGTGTATCTGCTCAGCCATTTCAAAGCCTCTTCTGAAGTcgccccagtatttgcagcgaccgtccgaTACACCcaagcatgttttttgactccggcataaatataattcatttgGGTAATTGATACTTCATTGAGGTGTTTAAAAATAAGTTAATAAattcattatttaattgagctggttgAGGAACTTAACAAATACAGGGTttggtttgggaaccaaagcaATGTTCACTTATCTAATCCAACAAGATGTCAGTAAGTTTTTGgagagcagcagaaattcttgttttttttgtttttttttactttttattgtgttactgttaatttgcagATGTCGTAATGTcaaattgtgctttttttccctGAGCAAATCTACATTCACCATCTAGATAAATTgccttaaacatttcctttgactgcgtAAGACTTTTGCAGAGTAGCGTGCTGAATTCTTTTGGCTTTATGGAACTGTGCTAAAGAAACCTTAGCGTTATTTACTGACATGGGGCAGCGGCTGACAGCTCTGTCAGCGGAGTACTGACATGTAACCATCCGATGACTTAAAAATTAGCTGCTGCATTTGCAACTGAAGGCAGATCTCGCTAcccacaaaaataataataatagatactttatttctttttgTGGGGAAGTTCTCTTTGCGCCTCCCCCCAACTTGCTCACTGTAGATGAGAGCAAGCTGGTCATGAAGGGCAGCCCgtagcagcgcccagggagctgggggttaagggcctcgctcaaggacctgcAAATGTGCTGCGGTTAGGCGTaaacccatgaccttctggttaaaggcccactgagccacatggtgCCCCCCAGGAAAGTCGTATGTTTCTTAAAGTGGGGGCAGGCTTCTACACTTCCGGGTGTTTTTATGTTTTGACCCTCCTCAGGAATATCTTCTCATTTACAATTGAGGTAGCTGCATGCCGTCATTGAGGAAAGTCTAGTAGTATGGCTGCAGAACTACAGAGCTTTCGATATTTGTCTTTTATAGGGTGATACATGTCCTACATCCTGCTCTTATCATCTGGAGAACTATAAAAGCCCATCAGCTGACATCATGGTTGAGTTGACTTCTTATGGCAATGAGTCGACTCCTATTTGCTTCTCTATAAATAAACCACCTATCCAATACAACCATCCTATCGCCTCACCTTACTTCTCTGCCACCTTCACTGCTGTGGGCCTCAGCTCCAACCTCATCGCCCTAATCGTCCTGATCGGGGCGTACCGAAGGACCCACAGTCGATCCCGCTCTTCCTTTCTCATCTTCCTCTCTTGCCTGGTGGTGACAGACTTCTCAGGTCTACTGGTGACCGGTTCCATCGTTATCTCCTACCACACCAAGCACTTCAACTGGAGTGAGGTGGACCCGCACTGCCACCTCTGCAATTTCATGGGCATGTCCATGGTCTTCTACGGCCTGTGCCCGCTGCTCCTGGGGGCGGCCATGGCGGTGGAGCGCTTCATGGGCATCCGGAAGCCCTTCTCCCGCTCCACCCACATGTCCAAAGGCCGGGTTCTGCTCACCGTGCTGCTGGTGTGGATGTTTGCTGGCGCCGTCAGCCTGCTGCCCGTGATCGGACTGGGCAGTTACCACCTGCAAAGCCCAGGATCCTGGTGTTTCTTCAACATGAGCTCCCAAACCCCAGACCTGATGTTCTCCTTGGGTTTCTCCCTGGTGGGACTCTTATCTCTGACCACATCCTTCATCCTGAACACGGTCAGTGTCACGACGCTGTTGCACAACTGCtgtggacgggatgccaatcgtCGCTGGCGAAACCATGAGGTGGAGATGATGATTCAGCTTATCTGGATCATGATCATTGCAACCGTCTCctggtgccccctactggtgagTACATAAAAGACATTATTTCTTAAGAAATCATTAGAGATTGGAATAATCCACAGAGACTAGAAACCACAATAACTAACATTATGGAAATAATATCAACCACTTCTATCACAGAACTTAACTTCTATTATTTATGAGATTATTCTATTATACAATGTTACAGGCTCCTTCTAATTCATATTTACCCAGAGTCAACATGGCTTATTGGATTCATAGGCATTCATGACTTGGTCAGATACTTGGCAGATTAAACGAAACGACGATAactgcaaatttggtttcggaacTGGAAATTCACACTATTAGTAACCAGCTGCATAGAGGACAGAAAGAAAGACAGCATatgattttgattcaaggaattaTGTATGATTTACCTACATCTGACATCATGACACCTATGCTAAAGCAAAAGGGAAAAAGTAAACGACAGATCTGTAAGTGTGTGAGTTTATAATAATGACACCTTATTGGTCCCATGTGGGGGAAATTCTCTGGTGCAGGTGGCCACCATTAGAGCAGGGCTGGGGAACCTAATCCATGAGGGGCCGGTGTGGGGGAGGGTTTTCGGGATgatctctcaatcagccaataacagtgggtcccTGGGACCGCTGcgttattattggctgattgaaaaACCCGCACCGCCTCTTCATGGAttaggttccctacccctgtatTATAGCTACGTGGCAGGTGTGGCTTGTTAAGGACATTATGGCAAGACTGAAGTTTGCACATGAACATGACAAGACCTGGACTTCTGGAACAATGTGCTTTAGACTGAAGAGGCAAAGATAGAGATATTTGGCTACATTTCCAAGCACATCATTTGACCAGAAGATCCTGATACCAACTGAAAAACATGGTGGTGGTAATGTTATGATTTGGGGCTGCTCTGCTGCACCTGAGCCTGAGCAGACGACCATCACAGAATCCACTATCAACTCTTCATGTGCCAAGGGGCCCCTGGAGAAACTGTGACACAATCTGTCAGAAGATTGAAGCTCAACCAATAGTGGACCTTACGACTTGAAaatgacccaaaacattccAGTAAATTCACCAAAGAAAATAACAGAATGCAGGGTTCTTAAGTCAAAGCCCAGATATGGATGTCTTTGAGATGGCATGGGGGATTCGAAATGGGATGTGCATGCACGAATCCCCCAAACAGCACTCAGCCGAAAGAATTCTGCATGAAGCAGTGGGAAGAAGCTTTCTCCCAGCTCATGTCAGACACTGGTACACAGTTATAAGAGACGCCTGCTTACTGTATGGTTGCTTCCGCTAAAGGGGACAATTAGCAGTTAGAGTCAAGGTTGTATTTTTTCCACAGAACGTTATGGCTCATATGTTGttgttaataaaatatttaccaaaCAACACAACTATTTTGCGGCCGGTTTTGGCCAGAATAAAACATTCCCCTAGTAACTGGTTTTGTTTGAGTAACTGAGGCATGCAGTCTTCACATATGCTCACTATATAAAGttttgcatccattttccatacctgcttgtcctataaAGTATCATGGGGGTCTGTAGCCTATGCTGGAAGCTactggcacaaggcagagaataacccaggatggggcatcaaCCCATCGCAGAGgacaaacaccattcacacctacgggcaatttaacctTAGCTCCATGTCATGACACAATTCTGTCATTGCTCATCTATTATACATCCACAGGAGAAACATGGCCTTGCTTTGGGTAAACAGTTCTTGGGTTATTGCACTGGGCTTCCACCTTCACACGCTTTCTGACGGAGAGCTGTAACATAGTGTCCGAGTTTGTTTACAGTATTTGGGGGAGGAGGGTAGGACTTGTGCCGGCCGACCTTGGTGTCAAAGAGCTGTCATCTTCTCATAGATAATCCAGATGTTTAGGCTCTGCTGGCCTCCTACCTGGAGTCAGTGGAAATCAAACAAGAAGACTGATGGTCTCACAGCTACAGGCAGATACACAAAACAGGAATGGAGATCTTCAATGGACTGGCTGTTCGCAGTTCTTAAGCCAATTTTAAACAGACCTCTTAGAACTAAACTGTGCTGTTACAATAATTCTGTCAGTACTGGAATTTGTTTTAAACACCAGATTCTTGTTATATGCAATGAATGGAATGTAAAGTTAGAGGTTAAAATCCCGCCCctgctttctgtgtgtgtggaggttcGGATCCCAACACTGCTCTGTGCATGTGGAGGTTCAAATCCCGCCCCTGCTCTATGTGCGTGCGGACGTTCGAATCCCACTCCTGCTCTCTGTGTGTGCGGACGTTCGAATCCCACTCCTGCTCTCTGTGTGTGCGGAGGTTCAAATCCCgcccctgctctctgtgtgtgctgaggttcgaatcccacccctgctctctgtgtgtgcggtggttcgaatcccacccccGCTTTGTGCATGTCGAGATTCGAATCCTGGCCTTGCTTTCTGTGCGTGCGGAGATTCAAATCCCGTCCTTGCTCTCTGTGCATGCggaggttcgaatcccacccctgctctctgtgtgtgcggaggtttgaatcccacccctgctctgtgtatgtggagattcgaatcccacccttgctctgtgtgtgtgtggaggttcTAATCCCACCCCTTCTCTATGTGTGTGGAGAGGTTCTAATCCCACCCCTTCTCTATGTGTGTGGagaggtttgaatcccactccTGCTTACTGTGTGTGCGGAGGTTCGAATCCTGTGTGCAGAGGTTGCACGTTCTTGCTGTTACTCCACTTTACTCCTCCAGTTCAATAATAGGCAGTTCAGCTAACTGGTGTTTCTATATGGTGCTTTATGGTTCATACCCAAGAACCTAAAAAATCAGGAGTTACAGTACATGGAAAGTTTAagggtttttcttttttttgcatgCTATATTTTGAGATTTGACTTTCTGCCAGTAATTGGTAGGTCAGTGGTTCAGAGTCTgcggtcggcagagtgattttacTGTTGGGCCATTGAgggaggcccttaaccctcatcTGCTCCAAGAAGTGGCCGACTCTGCTATCTCAATTGTGTGTCACTTCAGATAAAAGCTtccgctaaataaataaaataaatctggCGGCAACTGAACCTTCAGATTCTATGCGGCTTAGTCAGTAACAGGAAGTCATAGCTCAGAGAAGCACTTGTGGCTAATCGGAGTGTCTGATGTCCATTACATGGTCATTTATTTCAGGTGTCTTTGGCTTCTTGCTGCACGATATCGTGTCAGCATaaaaagtccccacaaaggtgtAATCAAAAACAGTGCATTTGCCACATaagtttctgcaagtgtttctTTGCCTGCATGTGTGAAGAGACCGGGACCATGTGCTTTTATATTTGTACATTCCATTTCTATACTTCATAAATTTAGCAAGAGCTAAATATTCAGAGCAACATATATTTTCACGAAAGAGCAACTGGGGCTTAAGGGACTTTTCCTCGTAGCAAGATGAGTCTGATCCGGATCCAAACCAAATGTTCAGAAATTGCCACAGATCCATAAAACAAATGTGGTCCAGTGACTTCTTGCACAACAGGCCAAAGCTGGTCTGAATCTGCTGCCTGGATTTGAAACAGATAAGGGCCGTATACGTATGTGCCAGATTTATGCTGAATCTGTGCTGGATCTGCACTAGAGTCTAAAGTTAAAATCAGATCTGGCTTAAATGGCGGCAATGAGAGGTGCAGTGGGCGAAGTTTTTGTGCCTATGAGCAGAAGACTACTGGTTCAAGTCCTGGCCTCAACAGAAAGCACTGCATGTTAGCTGAGCCTGCACTGCGGCCTCCAGGCTACAGAGAGAAACATGGGTTTAGTGAAGAGAAGAATTCCGGTGcatctgtacttgtgcaaataaagCATGTTTGTTTAATGTGGCCCCAGACTGACTGCCGACCAGTTCTGCTCCAGGATCTTACCTTAACATACGGGAATGGTgagcagaaggttgttggtttgagtcCTGGTCTTGACAGAATGGCTGCATGTCTGCGGGCTCTTGTGTTAGGCCTTTAACTCCCAGCTCTGGGGGTGCTGCCTGTTGTCTGATCTCTAAGCTATGGGAAGCAAGATGTGGCAGGTGAAACGAAGCAATCCAGTCCAGCTGTTCAAATAACTTACATTCTGCCCCAGAATCCTAGCTTATGATGCTGTAGCACGCACCTTAATAAATGCTTTTATGCCCACAAGCACAGCTACACATCTCTTCAACTACCCCATCTAGCTCTCCATCAGCTGAGCCCGCTGAGCCAATCACTGGCCACTTAGGGTCAGGGAGGGTTCTGGAGCAGAGCTGGTCAGCAGTCAGTCTGGAAAAAATTAGTCTGAGCCacacttaacaaaaaaatatgctttatttgccaAAGTACTGGTACAATGATGCTTTTCTTCACACCACATCTTGCTCTCCGTAGCTTGTtctgttggtggggggggggggcttctgttTATAAGCACAAAGACacaaacccacagagccactcaCTGCCCCCTTTTGaactgcatctgaatttaatTGTTGACTCTGGTGCAAATAGGGGCCAGATTCGGTAAATATTCAATGTAAATCTTTTCTGTTTCAAATCTAGAAAGCGGTTTCAGGCCAGTATTGGTCCATTTTGCAAAAAGATACCGGGCCAGATCCGGTTTACAGATCTGCGGAGATTTCTGCACATTTGGCCCGGATCCGGTTCAGACTCATCTTGGTCGCATGTGTGTGGGTATACTGGTGCCCAGATTTAAGGAGATGCAGGTGGATTTGGTCCAGAACCAGTTGCGATTGGTaaccacagtgctaaccattacaccatgggtttgtctgtgtgcgtgtatgtccaTGTTTCAACATGtgcgcatgcatgtgtgtgtttgtatatttGCACCTTTGTTTGCTggtggttgaccccccccccactcccctcagGTGTTCACTACACACACAGCCCTGTCCGGTGGGCCCGTCCAGGATAAACACCTGCTGCTCTGGATCCGCTTTGCCACCTGCAACCAGATCCTGGACCCCTGGGTCTACATCCTGGTCCGGCAGGCTGTGCTGAAGAAGGTCCACTGCTGTTCCGGAGGGCTCCAGTTTGACATGTACCCCAGCTTTGTCACCCTCTCCCGCCCTCTCCATGCCAATGCCGTGGACGGCACTGGGACATCCAATCCAGACAACTTAGCTAAAACGTCCCTTCTCTTAGACTCACTGCCACATGCATCCATGGACCCCAAATGATTTATTGTGAGCCCAAAAAACATTATTAGCAAAAATTGAAATTGGTTCAATGAATAAGAGCAAGGTACCCAAACTTGTGGCAAGAACTTGTGGAAAGTCCtccaggactgttggagaagcatcccaggtggctacatccggaagctggttgaaagaatgTCAAGAGTCTGCAAAGCTGTCATCAAAGCAAAAGGGGGCTATTTTGAAGAGTCCAAAATCTGAGAAAATGTTGAGATGTTGAAGACTTTTCTTGGTTGTGGCCATATTTGATATGTATTATTTCACTGCCTCGAGGCCTTTTACGAAAAGGTGACTAACATAGCTTAATCAGAGACGAATGCATTGTCAGCAGGGGTGTCCAGAAGTTTGACTGGCGCTGCCATgtgttttaaaacaaaaagattTTAGAGCAGTTTTTCAGCAAATACACAAGTAACTTTGCCCCCTCTTATTCAGATACATTCATACAGAGGGTGAGTGCACACAGCTGACAGTGGCCCCTGCCTGGGTGTAGCACCATACTGGATTGCACCGGGGCATGTGATGGCCACAGGTAGTCAAGCCTTCCTGAGAAAGGCTTCTTCTGATTGGTCTGGGGAGTGCGTGAGGGGCGGGGCCTGCAGAGGCTGCACAGCTGGGGCTGAATTCTGGGCCACGGCTGAGCAGCAGATGAGAAGCAGATGCTGGGCGTCACATATCTTTGTGGATTCCAGGAAACGCTCAGGTCCCGGCCGTCTCCCACCACAGGAGCTTTAAATCTGAATCTTAGATGTTCCATATTTGGACCAGTTGCCCGGAATTTTACTAATTTTTCTCGGAAGGCTGCTGAGATATGCTCCCCATTCTGGACTTTATCTCTTAATGCTCTGTTGACTGTGAGCAAGCCATCCTCAGGCTGTATCCCTTCTGGCGATAGTGTCGCTCCTCAGTGCTTCCAGGTTGAAGTATCTGCAGAACCAGAGTTACTGTATGTGGTCATTCCATGTATAGCTTTAGAACAAACAGTGATCAGCTAGACTCTATGGGTATTTGGACCAAGTGATTAATGGTGAGAGTGGTCAAAACTGAAGGACCCGAGAGATTCCATTTATTtatagttttattattttattcataGTCATGAGTATTtgttattgtttttaaatgtatctGTATAATGACCAGTCTAACGCTAAAAAAACCATATGGGAGAAACCCGGTGGTGGAAGGGTTATGCAACGGGGGGTATTTAAGTGGGAGGGGTGATGGTGTTTAGGAGATAAATGTCTGATCTCACATTAATGCTCAGTCTGTTTATTTGCAGGGTTTGAACGACACACTCCTTTGTTTTTAAAGCATTTCTGTGCATTATTGCTGCGACAAAACCAGAGAAAGGCTGCACTGTAAGTGAATAGAGTGTAAACATTTGTAGGAGTTTGTAAGTAGCCACATAATCACACTAACACTGAGCATTTCAAAAGCCAGCAGGTAGCTCGTGAGCAGACGGTTTCACTGCCATGCGCACTGGAATGGCGGCAGTGCCAGCCGTCACTCATCCGGCGTGATgagttccattataaacctaaaattggcTACATAAAAAGCACTGGAGTCGACTGCAAACCATACAGACTATTTCCAAGGTAATAAAACCGCAAACATACATGCAAATAAGTGTGCAGACTGTGAATCCAGTTGAcaatctcacaccagccagctgaccaaagttgccgGCTCTGGAACGGGTAGCAAAGTTCCTGCAATTTCTTCGGAAAATACAGAAAAATTCTTCCAATATCGTTgtcagggtggggtggggtgctgCTAGACATTTTAGGCCTCCAACCTACACCAACACAATTATGTTCAGAACTTTGGAATCATCCTAAATATCCCCCTTTTACAGTGCCCCTGGGTGCAATACAGGACTAGACAGTGTGCTGCAGCAATAAGTACACAAAATAAACAAGTAATAACGATgtgaataatattttttatgCAGCTAAACAATGCTAATAGCACCAATCCCCCAGGTCACCATACCCTAGCTTCTCTCCTGATAAAAATCACCAGTACTGCAATGATACTGCACAACTGGAActattaatttaacactgagggTGTTTATAGAGTCCTGTATTTATTTATCTGTTGTAGGGTTATATTAACACTCCCAGTATTAAATTAGTTCTCTCATGTGTCCAAATAACACAAACTTTACTGTATACCTCAGGTGACAGCTGTGTGTAAACTACTCCCTTTATCGCTGTTCGAAACGTGGCACTTTTTCTTCTAAAAATATACGGACTGCCACGGTTACTAAccacagggggaaaaaaaacgagaGATCTGTATCCAAAGATAAATGAGAGGTTGCAAGATATGTCTGGCAGCCAGCCTCTCCTTTAATCTTTGATAGTTTGGTCTATGCCTCCTCCATGCTTTCAGTTTGGCGAAAATATGTTTTGCCACGCCGTCTGTGACAAATCATTGTGATGTCACAAAGCAGTCCAGTGTGTTACATTTTGTAGAAATGATTAATTAAATGGAATACTCGTGGGTGGTTCCGTTTCACTGAATGCGTTGCGTAAAAGATAAATGTGTAAAGTGATGGCCTGGTGCTCTGTGTTACCACCCATAGAACATGATACAACTTCAGTGGATTTTGGGGCGAGGGATCGAGGTCTAGGGCCTTAACATCAGCTCAGTGCTTCTCCTTATATGGCATGTGACTCTACTAACCCGTGGGAAGgtcactttgtttttttttcgcatccAAAACAGAATGCTAATCTGCATAActcagaccctgtgcttcatAACCATGTTAGCGCTCTATCAAGTTCAACTCCCAGGACtggcagtactgtactgtagagAAAAGCGCTTTTGTAAAATTGGCACCGTCAGTATGGAGGTACAATGAATGGGAACCAGCGGGGGCCCACGGGGGCAGGAGTGACCTGGCGAGGTCGGACGCGGAATGCCGCCGTTTTGGCTCGGTCGGCCATCTTGGCCTGATCTGCCATCGTTCACGTCCATCAGTTCCACCGGGGAGTAGGCTGTGCCGGTAAACCAGCTCTACTGGTCAAAACGGAAAGGGATGGTGGCCATTTGGAGAGGAAGTCATAACCTAAAACAAAACTGACAAATTAGGGGGTCTGATTCGGTGTTATGTTGCTTGGGAggcctgttctgtgtgtgtcgGGGGTCGGGGGGGAAGTGCCTCATGGGACCGTCTGGTTGCTCAATACTTCTCCTTATCTGGACTGGAATAGAATGCTCTGGATttagacctgggggggggggggggcagggtggtcTCAATAGACATGCTCTGTGGAATGTACTATTTGGTGATGTCGTTTAGGGGCCCACATGACTTGGGTTTCTGCCCCATGTGACTGTTCTTGGGTGTTAGTAGTGCTGAAACTACAGAGATTTCTGGGAGCCATCTctgtcttcttcttcttcccttTCTTCTTGTCATTATCCTTATTATTATCCATTTCCTCTTTTGCACTAAATTCAGTGACCCTGTGTACATTTAGGCAGAAGTGCAGCCAGACAGTGTCACCCAGCTGTATGCCACAAAACCCCAGTTATCTCCGCCCAGGGGACCTGCTCGGAGGATGGATGACTGACTTAGTCTGTGTATTATTATCATTGCTACTAAATTAGACCATTGCTAGTGTCTTTTCCTAGCCTCGTACAGAAGTATTCCTAGTTGACTGGCgcaatattttgagaaaacaggaAGCGTTTTAGGAAGCGAGGCACGCTTCCTGTGCatgactttattttaaaaaaaagacaacTGTAATTGCTCATCTTGATAATGGAAAATACCTTAAGGGCCATTTACAAGGTCAGGTGTTAGAAAATGCTCCGCAGTTCCCGTAATTGGGTAAGGGTTACTCCTGGGGGAATTATTTAAATTCCTTCCTTCCTTGCATTCCATTATTTACATTAAATTTCCTCCCGGTAGGAACATGTATTCATACGAACAAAAGCACTggctgtttttttgtgttatgcaCGCAGACCAGTCAGAATGTTTTTATCTGCTAGCTTATTTCTTAGCATGAGCTCC
This genomic interval from Brienomyrus brachyistius isolate T26 chromosome 21, BBRACH_0.4, whole genome shotgun sequence contains the following:
- the LOC125716398 gene encoding thromboxane A2 receptor-like isoform X2 gives rise to the protein MVELTSYGNESTPICFSINKPPIQYNHPIASPYFSATFTAVGLSSNLIALIVLIGAYRRTHSRSRSSFLIFLSCLVVTDFSGLLVTGSIVISYHTKHFNWSEVDPHCHLCNFMGMSMVFYGLCPLLLGAAMAVERFMGIRKPFSRSTHMSKGRVLLTVLLVWMFAGAVSLLPVIGLGSYHLQSPGSWCFFNMSSQTPDLMFSLGFSLVGLLSLTTSFILNTVSVTTLLHNCCGRDANRRWRNHEVEMMIQLIWIMIIATVSWCPLLVFTTHTALSGGPVQDKHLLLWIRFATCNQILDPWVYILVRQAVLKKVHCCSGGLQFDMYPSFVTLSRPLHANAVDGTGTSNPDNLAKTSLLLDSLPHASMDPK
- the LOC125716398 gene encoding thromboxane A2 receptor-like isoform X3 — protein: MAGSSLYGNETPPMCFSVNRSLHYNHPIASPYFAATFTAVGLSSNLIALIVLIRAYRRTHSRSRSSFLIFLSCLVVTDFMGLLVTGPVVISYHTKRFNWSEVDPHCHLCNFMGMSMVFYGLCPLLLGAAMAVERFMGIRKPFSRSTHMSKGRVLLTVLLVWMFAGAVSLLPVIGLGSYHLQSPGSWCFFNMSSQTPDLMFSLGFSLVGLLSLTTSFILNTVSVTTLLHNCCGRDANRRWRNHEVEMMIQLIWIMIIATVSWCPLLVFTTHTALSGGPVQDKHLLLWIRFATCNQILDPWVYILVRQAVLKKVHCCSGGLQFDMYPSFVTLSRPLHANAVDGTGTSNPDNLAKTSLLLDSLPHASMDPK